agatgggaagtacagtgtctgcactcagaaggaggggtgttaatgttgcagtttaaaaactgtagtgtaaagcacccttctggcaagacagtgattttaTAATAATATTCACTTTTCACTACTGAAGGATTATAATAAGAAGAACTATTGTAACCAATGTAAAAAAATAAGGTAATATAGACATCAAACAATTTGTAAATTTAACATGACTTGTGCTATCTACTGATCTTTCAGTTAGTATAGAAAACAATGCTAGCAGATATCAGAAAACAGTATATGAAAAACCAATGTTTCCATCTTACTTTTCTTAGGAGGCCTTGCTGTAATCATCTTGCGGGTATGACTGGAGTTACCTGCCATACGAACACTTAATCTAATTGCTTCTTCCGACTTCCTCATATTGACAATTGTAGTGTGAGTGACTTGGTACTGGCGAGCAAGCTCAGACACTCTAATGCCAGATTTGAGTTTGTCCAATATTTCTATCTTCTTTGCCAAAGGAATCACTACTTTCTTTTTTCTCTCATTTTTAATGATACTGCTCCTTTGTGAAGGTGACATCCTGAATGAAGTTTATATAAAAAATAAGGCACATTAAATTACTAACTTCATAatttatattaaaataataatgagTAAGCAATATGCAATAATTGTAGGATAGGGTTTTGGCCTCAACAGATTTAAATCACATTAACTATCTTGGGTTACCCTACGTTAATGCTACAAAATTTACCACAAATGTAGAAATATCTACATACCAATTACAGTATGCGTAAATCGCAACCACTGTATAAATATAGAAGTCTGTAAACTACATGTAGTGAATACTAAAAAAATTGTAAttgctacattattattattattattattattattattattatttattactattgttaattactattattattaatacaggtccacatccctttatccgaAATTCTGAAATTCAAAAGGTTCCGAAAACCGAAGCTTTTTCGTGGAGTGTGGAGCGTCAGTCATCTCCATGCTGGGTCACGTCGCCACATGGTGGCATTCAGAAtcattctgaaattcgaaaaagtctgaaattcgaaacaATACAGGCCCCCTTGGGTTTTGGATAAAGGGATGTgcacctgtattattattattacaagtgaaTGCAGGAAGGAGTAAGTTAATACGATTaacaatgaaagattggatatcagactggagcgAGGGCGTATAGAGAAAGTAAATGTGTTTAGACATTTGTGAGTGAACTTATCAACAGATGGGTCTGAGAATAGTGAAATGAACCACAGAACTGATgtaggggaaaaaaggtgggtggtacgTTAAGGCATCTCTgacaacaagaaaaaaaaattacttatcAATGGAGGTCAAAAGATTAATGTaccaaagtatagtggtaccaacattgttataagaacataagaaatgaggaacactgcaggaggcctgttggcccatactaggcaggtcctttacaattcatcccgctAACAAaaaatttgcccaacccaattttctatgctacccaagaaataagctctgatgtgcaagtcccactcaaatccaacccctcccactcatgtacttatccaacctaaatttgaaactacccaaagtcctagcctcaatcacccaactaggtagactgttccactcatcaactaccctatttccaaaccaatactttcctatgtcctttctaaatctaaacttatctaatttaaatccattactgcgggttctctcttggagagatatcctcaagaccttattaatatcccctttattaatacctatcttccacttatacacttcaatcaggtctcccctcattcttcgtctaacaagcgaatgtaatttaagagtctgcaatctttcttcataaggaagatttctaatgctatgtattaatttagtcatcctacgctgaatgttttctaatgaatttatgtccattctgtaatatggagaccagaattgagctgcataatctaggtgaggccttactaatgatgtataaagctgcagtatgacctctggacttctgttgcttacacttcttgatataaatcccagtaatctatttgccttattacgtacacttaggcattgctgtcttggtttaaggttgctgctcaccataacccccaagtccttttcgcaatctgtatggctaagttctacatcatttaacttataagtgctagggttatggacactcccgagcttcagaaccttgcatttatctacattgaactgcatctgccacttttctgaccaagaatatagtttgtttaaatcctcctgaagttccctaatgtctacgtttgaatcaattatcctacctatctttgtgtcatcggcgaatttgctcatatcactagtaattccctcatcaaggtcattgatatatattataaacaacaacgggcccaagactgatccctgtggaacgccacttgttacagatccccactcggatttaaccccatttatggacactctctgcttcctgtctgtgagccatgactcgatccatgagagcactttttccccaatgccatgagctgccactttctttaacagactttggtgcggaactctatcaaaagcgttactaaaatctaagtaaataatatcaaactctttatcgtggtcaacagcctcaaaagctttactgaagaaagttaataaattagttagacaagactggcctcttgtgaatccatgctgagtatcattaatcaagctatgcttttcgagatggcttcttataatctcagctataattgactctagtaatttgcctacagttgaggtcaggcttattgggcggtaatttgacggtaacgacttgtcccctgttttaaaaataggaaccacattagccatcttccacatatcagacactacacctgtttgaagagataaattaaaaatatgtgTGTGCAAAATAAGAGTTATAAATGTCATAGCAAGAAGGAAGGTGAAGGCAgtgatgtctgagggcaatgtgtggtgtgaacattatgcagagaattttgaGCATGGGGATTAGAAGGTGTagggttaccaaaagtattattcataGGGCATGAACCACTGAATCATTTGCTTTGTAAATACTAATTATTACTGCAACATCTTGCTTAGCTCAGGACATCTTATGTCCTTCTGTAGTCTTTTGACTACTGCTCACAGCATATATACAAAATGCAAGGTGAAATatgcaagaataataataataataataataataatattaatattaataataataataataataataataataataataataataataataataataataataataatatgtaaagtaaaaggacacaagtgcaaccaatgtgacattagttgcacttgtgtccttttactttacatagtcggtaattctaccaacattaactgtccaaacgtagatgtaCGTTAGTACCGCTAGCACTCCAAAcggcctccaaatttggcacaattagcctgagatgcctggtcagtatagaatgggtcttaacactcagtgtatgcagtattaaaaaatctgggaccatttattagcttgtgggagcaccaattcaactgagtgccagctagagcaaatagtgtggcaaacaccagggatacactgatgtcatgtcgt
Above is a genomic segment from Cherax quadricarinatus isolate ZL_2023a unplaced genomic scaffold, ASM3850222v1 Contig533, whole genome shotgun sequence containing:
- the LOC128698270 gene encoding uncharacterized protein; translation: MSPSQRSSIIKNERKKKVVIPLAKKIEILDKLKSGIRVSELARQYQVTHTTIVNMRKSEEAIRLSVRMAGNSSHTRKMITARPPKKREVVELEYMKAKKAVEDKIKEYEDLNAKRYIETQQASLPSEEPRYKKVEVMEYRGRPAAVTRKCIPEFEGNKYI